A window of the Haloarcula litorea genome harbors these coding sequences:
- a CDS encoding DUF21 domain-containing protein yields the protein MAPPLLPTLGLVVVLLACSAFFSSSETALFSLSREALAEAARTDPRAAAVEDVLADPHRLLVTLLVGNNVVNVALSSLLTALLAERLDPGLAVVATTVVASTVVLVGGEIVPKSYGLGHAQSYAVRVIRPLRYVELLLYPVVTVFDALTRVLSAKIGGQQAIERPYEDD from the coding sequence ATGGCACCGCCGCTGCTTCCGACGCTCGGTCTGGTCGTCGTCCTGCTCGCCTGTAGTGCCTTCTTCTCCAGCAGCGAGACGGCGCTGTTCTCGCTGTCGCGGGAGGCCCTCGCGGAGGCGGCCCGGACCGACCCGCGTGCGGCCGCCGTCGAGGACGTGCTGGCCGACCCCCACCGGCTCCTCGTGACGCTGCTGGTGGGGAACAACGTCGTCAACGTCGCGCTGTCGAGCCTGCTGACGGCGCTGCTGGCCGAGCGGCTCGACCCGGGACTGGCCGTCGTCGCGACGACGGTCGTCGCCAGCACCGTCGTCCTCGTCGGGGGCGAGATCGTCCCGAAGTCCTACGGCCTCGGGCACGCGCAGTCGTACGCGGTGCGGGTGATCCGCCCGCTCCGGTACGTCGAACTCCTGCTGTACCCCGTCGTCACGGTGTTCGACGCACTCACGCGGGTGCTGTCGGCGAAGATCGGCGGCCAACAGGCCATCGAGCGACCGTACGAGGACGACTAG
- the glmU gene encoding bifunctional sugar-1-phosphate nucleotidylyltransferase/acetyltransferase: MQAVVLAAGEGTRMRPLTANTLKPMLPVADRPLVAHTADGAVEAGAEELIFVVGYEADAVRSYFGDSYRGVPVRFAVQAEQRGTADAVAAARDHLDGPFAVLNGDNLYDHAGLAALFDAAPSVAAYRVGDPSNYGVLSTDGDTVTGVVEKPSDPPTELANAGAYVFPAEAREWLDVDPSERGEREITDVLARVVDERSVTAVEVDRWLDVGRPWELLAANEWKLGEQERRIDGEVRGDADLRGTVVVESGAVVEPGVVVEGPALIRSGATVGPNAYVRGATLLGENVHVGHGVEVKNSVVMADSNVPHVSYVGDSLLGEDVNFGAGTQVANLRHDGEKVRQTVKGDRVPTGRRKYGVVAGDGVRTAINTSLNPGVVLSAGATTTPGESVTRDR; encoded by the coding sequence ATGCAAGCAGTCGTCCTCGCGGCCGGCGAAGGGACCCGGATGCGACCGCTGACCGCGAACACGCTGAAGCCGATGCTGCCCGTCGCCGACCGCCCGCTCGTGGCCCACACGGCCGACGGCGCGGTCGAGGCGGGTGCCGAGGAACTGATCTTCGTCGTCGGCTACGAGGCCGACGCGGTGCGCTCGTACTTCGGCGACAGCTACCGGGGCGTCCCGGTCAGGTTCGCCGTCCAGGCGGAACAGCGCGGCACCGCCGACGCCGTCGCGGCCGCCCGCGACCACCTCGACGGGCCCTTCGCCGTCCTGAACGGCGACAACCTCTACGACCACGCGGGGCTGGCGGCGCTGTTCGACGCCGCTCCGTCGGTCGCGGCCTACCGCGTCGGCGACCCCTCGAACTACGGCGTCCTCTCGACGGACGGCGACACGGTCACCGGCGTCGTCGAGAAACCGAGCGACCCGCCGACGGAGCTGGCAAACGCCGGCGCGTACGTCTTCCCCGCCGAGGCCCGCGAGTGGCTCGACGTGGACCCGAGCGAGCGCGGCGAGCGGGAGATCACGGACGTGCTGGCCCGCGTCGTCGACGAGCGGTCGGTGACGGCCGTCGAAGTGGACCGCTGGCTCGACGTCGGGCGGCCCTGGGAACTGCTCGCGGCGAACGAGTGGAAGCTCGGCGAGCAGGAGCGCCGTATCGACGGCGAGGTACGCGGCGACGCCGACCTCCGGGGGACCGTCGTGGTCGAATCGGGGGCGGTCGTCGAACCCGGCGTCGTCGTCGAAGGGCCGGCACTGATCCGTTCGGGCGCGACGGTGGGACCGAACGCCTACGTCCGCGGGGCGACGCTGCTGGGCGAGAACGTCCACGTCGGGCACGGCGTCGAGGTCAAGAACAGCGTCGTGATGGCCGACTCGAACGTCCCGCACGTCTCCTACGTCGGCGACAGCCTCCTCGGGGAGGACGTGAACTTCGGCGCGGGGACGCAGGTGGCGAACCTCCGACACGACGGCGAGAAGGTACGACAGACCGTGAAGGGCGACCGGGTCCCGACCGGTCGCCGGAAGTACGGCGTCGTCGCCGGCGACGGCGTCCGGACGGCGATCAACACGAGCCTGAATCCGGGGGTCGTCCTCTCGGCCGGCGCGACGACGACCCCCGGGGAGAGCGTCACGCGGGACAGGTAG
- a CDS encoding NADPH-dependent FMN reductase yields the protein MTETPTVVAVSGSLRDESTTRLALRHALDAAAAAGAETELLDLREFDLPLFDPDDRDRGDAAVLKRTVRDADAVLLGTPVYHGMVSSALKNALDYLGRDDCENVTFGLLATAGGGEYGQTFEHLRTGVRHVRGWTLPQEVGIRGAASEFDGDGEFRDPDIESRVRTLGRAAVANAFVEPRAD from the coding sequence ATGACCGAGACGCCCACCGTCGTCGCCGTCAGCGGGAGTCTCCGCGACGAGAGCACGACGCGACTCGCCCTCCGACACGCGCTCGACGCCGCCGCGGCGGCGGGAGCCGAGACCGAACTGCTCGATCTCCGGGAGTTCGATCTGCCGCTGTTCGACCCGGACGACCGTGACCGCGGCGACGCCGCGGTGCTGAAACGGACCGTTCGGGACGCCGACGCGGTCCTGCTCGGGACGCCGGTCTACCACGGGATGGTCTCCTCGGCGCTGAAGAACGCGCTGGACTACCTCGGCCGGGACGACTGCGAGAACGTCACGTTCGGCCTGCTCGCGACGGCCGGCGGCGGAGAGTACGGACAGACGTTCGAGCACCTCCGGACCGGTGTCCGTCACGTCCGCGGGTGGACGCTCCCTCAGGAGGTCGGCATCCGCGGGGCCGCCAGCGAGTTCGACGGGGACGGCGAGTTCCGCGACCCGGACATCGAGTCGCGGGTCCGGACGCTCGGGCGCGCCGCAGTTGCCAACGCCTTCGTCGAGCCGCGAGCGGACTGA
- a CDS encoding acyl-CoA dehydrogenase family protein translates to MDFELSDEQRQIRDEVRRFAENEIRPAATEYDRAEKFPHEIVERAAEMGLTGANIPLEYGGAGYDTLTNAIIAEELFAADPGIGLCIQSAAFGADALVGFGTEAQKEEYLEPVARGDALMGTAISEPDTGSDVSSVSTQARKEGDEWVVDGNKMWITNGSVGDYFVVLCETDPDAEGRYNGFSQILVESDRDGFEAEKITGKLGIRASDTAELVLNDVRVPEENLVGTRGAGFLQIMQFFDETRTGVAAQGVGIARGAAERALDYAQDREQFGQPISEFQAIQHKLAEMYTEIEAARQLTYKSAWSVDNADDQLTQLASMAKEKASRVAVETADEAVQIHGGAGYVDDFDVERFYRDAKITQIYEGTTEIQKNIIARELLGKGMV, encoded by the coding sequence ATGGACTTCGAACTCAGCGACGAGCAACGACAGATTCGCGACGAGGTCCGCCGGTTCGCGGAGAACGAGATCCGGCCGGCCGCGACGGAGTACGACCGCGCCGAGAAGTTCCCCCACGAGATCGTCGAGAGGGCCGCCGAGATGGGGCTGACGGGGGCGAACATCCCGCTGGAGTACGGCGGGGCCGGCTACGACACGCTGACCAACGCCATCATCGCCGAGGAGCTGTTCGCGGCCGATCCCGGCATCGGCCTGTGCATCCAGTCGGCCGCGTTCGGGGCCGACGCCCTCGTCGGGTTCGGGACGGAGGCCCAGAAGGAGGAGTACCTCGAACCGGTCGCCCGCGGGGACGCGCTGATGGGGACGGCGATCTCCGAACCCGACACCGGCTCGGACGTCTCCTCGGTGTCGACCCAGGCCCGCAAGGAGGGCGACGAGTGGGTCGTCGACGGCAACAAGATGTGGATCACCAACGGCTCTGTCGGGGACTACTTCGTCGTCCTCTGTGAGACCGACCCCGACGCCGAGGGGCGCTACAACGGCTTCTCGCAGATCCTCGTCGAGTCCGACCGCGACGGCTTCGAGGCCGAGAAGATCACGGGCAAACTGGGCATCCGGGCCTCGGACACCGCCGAGCTCGTTCTGAACGACGTGCGCGTTCCCGAGGAGAACCTCGTCGGGACCCGCGGGGCCGGCTTCCTCCAGATCATGCAGTTCTTCGACGAGACCCGGACCGGCGTCGCCGCCCAGGGGGTGGGGATCGCCCGCGGTGCGGCCGAACGCGCCCTCGACTACGCCCAGGACCGCGAGCAGTTCGGCCAGCCCATCTCGGAGTTCCAGGCCATCCAGCACAAGCTCGCGGAGATGTACACCGAGATCGAGGCGGCCCGCCAGCTCACCTACAAGTCCGCCTGGAGCGTCGACAACGCCGACGACCAGCTCACCCAGCTGGCGTCGATGGCAAAGGAGAAGGCCTCCCGCGTGGCCGTCGAGACGGCCGACGAGGCGGTCCAGATCCACGGCGGAGCCGGCTACGTCGACGACTTCGACGTCGAACGGTTCTACCGCGACGCGAAGATCACCCAGATCTACGAGGGGACCACCGAGATCCAGAAGAACATCATCGCCCGCGAACTGCTCGGCAAGGGGATGGTCTGA
- a CDS encoding 3-hydroxyacyl-CoA dehydrogenase/enoyl-CoA hydratase family protein, whose amino-acid sequence MDFEDIETIAVLGAGNMGHGIAEVAALAGYEVRMRDIKEEFVQDGYDNIEWSLEKLAEKDQLTDDEAEAALGRVTPLVDVAEAVGDADVVIEAVPEKMEIKKDVYTDVEAHAPDDAIFATNTSSLSITELSEVTDRPEQFCGMHFFNPPVRMQLVEVISGAHTSEETLSAIEALAEDFDKTPVRVRKDSPGFIVNRILVPLMNEACWLVHDDVATIAEVDSTTKFDMGLPMGSFELSDQVGNDVGLHVLEYMHQVLGDAYEPCPLLEQKVENDELGKKSGEGFYDYEDGGVDIPTDAGREDVEKRLLAVMANEVGKLVQNDVAPVADIDEAVMLGGGFPEGPARLGDDAGLDTLVETLEDLVEETGERRYDVSDGLLAAAEVGGFYGDDDEGETEFENVTVEYPGEMVGHIELDRPHRMNTVSPDLMDELAEAVDLLEADDEVRSILLTGAGDKAFSAGADVQSMASNATPLEAVELSKKGQETFGKLEDVDMPVVAGIDGYALGGGMELATCADLRVASERSELGQPEHNLGLLPGWGGTQRLANIVGEGRAKEIIFTAERYDAEEMADYGFVNEVVGNDELEDRAFELAADLAAGPPVAQRFTKRAMHAGRDDTEAGLEVESQAFGHLIGTEDVMEGITAFMGDGEPEFEGK is encoded by the coding sequence ATGGATTTCGAGGACATCGAGACGATCGCGGTGCTGGGCGCGGGGAACATGGGCCACGGCATCGCCGAGGTCGCCGCGCTCGCCGGCTACGAGGTGCGGATGCGCGACATCAAAGAGGAGTTCGTCCAGGACGGCTACGACAACATCGAGTGGTCGCTGGAGAAGCTCGCCGAGAAGGACCAGCTCACCGACGACGAGGCCGAGGCGGCACTGGGGCGTGTCACACCGCTCGTCGACGTCGCGGAGGCCGTCGGCGACGCGGACGTGGTCATCGAGGCCGTCCCCGAGAAGATGGAGATCAAGAAAGACGTCTACACCGACGTTGAGGCACACGCCCCCGACGATGCCATCTTCGCGACGAACACCTCCAGCCTCTCGATCACGGAGCTCTCGGAGGTGACCGATCGGCCCGAGCAGTTCTGCGGGATGCACTTCTTCAACCCGCCGGTGCGGATGCAGCTGGTCGAGGTCATCTCCGGCGCTCACACCAGCGAGGAGACGCTGTCGGCCATCGAGGCCCTCGCGGAGGACTTCGACAAGACGCCGGTCCGCGTGCGCAAGGACTCGCCGGGGTTCATCGTCAACCGCATCCTCGTCCCGCTGATGAACGAGGCCTGCTGGCTGGTCCACGACGACGTGGCGACCATCGCCGAGGTCGACTCGACGACGAAGTTCGACATGGGCCTGCCGATGGGCTCGTTCGAGCTCTCCGACCAGGTGGGCAACGACGTCGGGCTGCACGTCCTGGAGTACATGCACCAGGTGCTGGGTGACGCCTACGAGCCCTGTCCCCTGCTCGAACAGAAGGTCGAGAACGACGAGCTCGGCAAGAAGTCCGGCGAGGGCTTCTACGACTACGAGGACGGCGGCGTCGACATCCCGACCGACGCCGGTCGCGAGGACGTCGAGAAGCGGCTGCTGGCCGTGATGGCCAACGAGGTCGGCAAGCTCGTCCAGAACGACGTGGCACCCGTCGCGGACATCGACGAGGCCGTGATGCTCGGCGGCGGCTTCCCCGAGGGACCGGCACGACTGGGCGACGACGCCGGGCTCGACACGCTCGTCGAGACCCTGGAGGACCTCGTCGAGGAGACCGGCGAACGGCGCTACGACGTCTCGGACGGCCTGCTGGCCGCCGCAGAGGTGGGCGGCTTCTACGGCGACGACGACGAGGGCGAGACCGAGTTCGAGAACGTCACCGTCGAGTACCCCGGCGAGATGGTCGGCCACATCGAGCTCGACCGGCCCCACCGGATGAACACGGTCAGCCCGGACCTGATGGACGAGCTCGCCGAGGCCGTCGACCTGCTGGAGGCCGACGACGAGGTGCGGTCGATCCTCCTGACCGGCGCGGGCGACAAGGCGTTCTCCGCGGGCGCGGACGTCCAGTCGATGGCGTCGAACGCGACGCCGCTCGAGGCCGTGGAACTCTCGAAGAAGGGCCAGGAGACGTTCGGCAAGCTCGAGGACGTCGACATGCCGGTCGTCGCCGGCATCGACGGGTACGCCCTCGGCGGCGGGATGGAGCTGGCGACCTGTGCCGACCTGCGCGTGGCCTCCGAGCGCTCCGAGCTCGGCCAGCCCGAACACAACCTCGGTCTGCTCCCCGGCTGGGGCGGCACGCAGCGGCTCGCCAACATCGTCGGCGAGGGCCGCGCCAAGGAGATCATCTTCACCGCCGAGCGCTACGACGCCGAAGAGATGGCCGACTACGGCTTCGTCAACGAGGTCGTCGGCAACGACGAACTCGAGGACCGGGCGTTCGAACTGGCCGCGGACCTCGCGGCCGGCCCGCCGGTCGCCCAGCGGTTCACCAAGCGCGCGATGCACGCCGGCCGCGACGACACCGAGGCCGGCCTCGAGGTCGAGTCCCAGGCGTTCGGCCACCTCATCGGCACCGAGGACGTGATGGAGGGCATCACGGCCTTCATGGGCGACGGCGAGCCGGAGTTCGAGGGCAAGTGA
- a CDS encoding RimK/LysX family protein gives MTEDITVGVLSLHSSKESKAILNAADELGYGTEWLREENLTVSATDGGMTIEPDVDVIANRLLLSSDEHPVEGIGLALTLNELVPMLNEPLPATRALHKFASAAALAEGGVAVPDALLALSNDRLNAGRERFGERAVYKTAIGTHGGGTWMVELDDPLNAQVGDRHAFLQEYLDHDGDRHHDLRVYVVDGQVVAAMNRYAPEGEWRTNVALGGEVEDVTGALPADVRQMALAATDAVGLDYAGVDIVQGEDGYYVLEVNPTAGFRGLFRASGVSPAPYIVRAAVERVGGSVPDSEVERLSDRLDDSRPAAMPAKPKATAPENVTIGYIEEVVATGTRGNKTVLAKSDTGATRTSIDAELAAEIGTGPILDIVKIKSGSVKSGRSRPVVDLVVGIGGTQHTVTASVEDRSHMDYPLLLGRDILKHYQVDVNRRADDEREPDTEEEESTLE, from the coding sequence ATGACCGAAGACATCACCGTCGGCGTGCTGAGCCTCCACTCCAGCAAGGAGTCGAAGGCGATCCTCAACGCCGCCGACGAACTGGGGTACGGCACCGAGTGGCTCCGCGAGGAGAACCTCACCGTCTCCGCGACCGACGGCGGGATGACGATCGAACCGGACGTCGACGTGATCGCGAACCGCCTGCTGCTGTCGAGCGACGAACACCCGGTCGAGGGGATCGGCCTCGCGCTGACGCTGAACGAACTGGTGCCGATGCTGAACGAACCGCTGCCGGCGACGCGGGCGCTCCACAAGTTCGCCAGCGCCGCCGCGCTCGCCGAGGGCGGCGTGGCGGTGCCGGACGCCCTGCTCGCGCTCTCGAACGACCGCCTCAACGCGGGGCGCGAGCGGTTCGGGGAGCGCGCCGTCTACAAGACCGCCATCGGGACCCACGGGGGCGGGACGTGGATGGTCGAACTCGACGACCCGCTGAACGCCCAGGTCGGCGACCGGCACGCGTTCCTCCAGGAGTACCTGGACCACGACGGCGACCGCCACCACGATCTCCGGGTGTACGTCGTCGACGGGCAGGTCGTGGCGGCGATGAACCGTTACGCCCCCGAGGGTGAGTGGCGGACCAACGTGGCGCTGGGCGGCGAGGTGGAGGACGTCACCGGGGCGCTCCCCGCCGACGTACGGCAGATGGCACTCGCCGCGACCGACGCGGTCGGGCTGGACTACGCCGGGGTCGACATCGTCCAGGGCGAGGACGGCTACTACGTGCTGGAGGTCAACCCCACCGCCGGCTTCCGGGGGCTGTTCCGGGCCAGCGGCGTCAGCCCCGCGCCGTACATCGTCCGGGCGGCCGTCGAGCGGGTCGGCGGCTCGGTCCCCGACAGCGAGGTCGAACGGCTCTCCGACCGCCTCGACGACTCCCGGCCGGCCGCGATGCCGGCCAAACCCAAGGCCACGGCCCCGGAGAACGTCACCATCGGCTACATCGAGGAGGTGGTCGCCACCGGAACCCGCGGGAACAAGACTGTCCTCGCGAAGTCCGACACCGGCGCGACCCGGACCAGCATCGACGCCGAACTGGCCGCCGAGATCGGCACCGGTCCCATCCTCGACATCGTGAAGATCAAGTCCGGCAGCGTGAAGTCCGGTCGCTCGCGGCCGGTCGTCGACCTCGTGGTCGGCATCGGGGGCACCCAACACACCGTCACCGCGAGCGTCGAGGACCGCTCGCACATGGACTATCCGCTCCTGCTGGGCCGGGACATCCTCAAGCACTACCAGGTCGACGTCAACCGCCGTGCCGACGACGAGCGCGAACCCGACACCGAGGAAGAGGAGTCGACGCTGGAGTAG
- a CDS encoding DUF7576 family protein: protein MVDPTSDHHEDIDEEEAPDCAVCGEPIANEVTHRVSTRIEDGSVHTVHFCDEGCEAEWHGE from the coding sequence ATGGTCGACCCCACTTCGGATCACCACGAGGACATCGACGAGGAGGAGGCCCCGGACTGTGCGGTGTGTGGCGAACCGATCGCCAACGAGGTGACACACCGCGTCTCCACGCGGATCGAGGACGGCAGCGTCCACACCGTCCACTTCTGCGACGAGGGGTGTGAGGCGGAGTGGCACGGGGAGTGA
- the cysE gene encoding serine O-acetyltransferase — MFDRLRDDVRTALAKDPAATSATEVVLTYPGLHAVWLYRLAHALWVRDHRLGARLLSHLGRLLTGVEIHPGATVGDRLFVDHGMGTVVGETADVGDDVLMYHGVTLGGASMRREKRHPTLEDGVTVGADATIIGPVTVGENATVGAGAVVVDDVPPGTTVVGNPARPVSEADGDIEESAAADRGPSPGDD, encoded by the coding sequence ATGTTCGACAGACTCAGAGACGACGTCCGCACCGCCCTCGCGAAAGACCCAGCGGCCACGAGCGCGACCGAGGTGGTCCTCACCTACCCCGGACTCCACGCCGTCTGGCTGTACCGGCTCGCCCACGCGCTGTGGGTCCGGGACCACCGGCTCGGCGCGCGGCTGCTCTCCCATCTCGGACGCCTGCTCACCGGCGTGGAGATCCACCCCGGCGCGACGGTCGGCGACCGCCTGTTCGTCGACCACGGGATGGGCACCGTCGTCGGCGAGACGGCCGACGTCGGCGACGACGTGTTGATGTACCACGGGGTGACCCTCGGCGGTGCGTCGATGCGCCGCGAGAAGCGCCACCCCACCCTCGAAGACGGGGTGACGGTGGGAGCGGACGCCACGATCATCGGCCCCGTCACCGTCGGCGAGAACGCGACCGTCGGGGCCGGTGCCGTCGTCGTCGACGACGTCCCGCCGGGGACGACGGTTGTCGGAAATCCCGCGCGTCCGGTCTCGGAGGCCGACGGGGACATCGAGGAGTCGGCAGCGGCGGACCGCGGCCCGTCGCCGGGCGACGACTGA
- a CDS encoding DNA-3-methyladenine glycosylase family protein codes for MPDSPHDALREDPDLGPLVAHHGELTLDPADDMFERLVVSILRQQVSMASAAATRERLFEAVEVTPEGVLAADDDVLRDAGLSRQKTRYVNEVAEAFREAGYGIDYFAGMPDDAVRAELTSITGVGDWTANMQLLFSLGREDVFPVGDLGVRKGFRNVVGEDYDRPEMVEYAERWAPYRSYATLYLWRAEEDVADSVAEVRED; via the coding sequence ATGCCCGACTCGCCACACGACGCGCTCCGCGAGGACCCCGACCTCGGCCCGCTGGTCGCCCACCACGGCGAACTGACGCTCGATCCCGCGGACGACATGTTCGAGCGCCTCGTCGTCTCGATCCTGCGCCAGCAGGTGTCGATGGCCTCGGCGGCCGCCACCCGCGAGCGCCTGTTCGAGGCCGTCGAGGTGACCCCGGAGGGAGTCCTCGCGGCCGACGACGACGTGTTGCGCGACGCCGGCCTCTCCCGGCAGAAGACCCGCTACGTCAACGAGGTCGCCGAGGCGTTCCGCGAGGCGGGGTACGGGATCGACTACTTCGCGGGGATGCCCGACGACGCGGTCCGCGCGGAGTTGACGAGCATCACCGGCGTCGGCGACTGGACCGCGAACATGCAACTGCTGTTCTCGCTCGGCCGCGAAGACGTGTTCCCGGTCGGGGACCTCGGCGTGCGCAAGGGCTTCCGCAACGTCGTCGGCGAGGACTACGACCGGCCCGAGATGGTCGAGTACGCCGAACGGTGGGCACCCTACCGGAGCTACGCGACGCTGTACCTCTGGCGTGCCGAGGAGGACGTCGCCGACAGCGTCGCCGAGGTGCGCGAGGACTGA